The genomic region GCTGAGCGGGTTCCGGGAGGGGGCCTGGCGGTCGCGGAGGGGGAGCGATTTGATTGAGGGGGCGCCCCCGCCGGTAACCTGAAGCATTCGCTGGAAGCAACTCGCTTCGTCGCCCGTCGTCGTAATGAAGAGAGCACCGTGGCCGCCGACAAGATCGACACCATCGTCAGCCTGAGCAAGCGCCGTGGCTTCGTATTCCCCTGTAGTGAGATCTACGGCGGTCAGCGCGCCGCTTGGGACTACGGCCCCCTGGGTGTCGAGCTCAAGGAGAACCTCAAGCGCCAGTGGTGGCGCTACATGGTGACGTCGCGCGAGGACGTCGTGGGCATCGACTCGTCCGTGATCCTGGCCCCCGAGGTCTGGGTCGCCTCCGGCCACGTCGCCACCTTCACGGACCCGCTGACCGAGTGCACCTCCTGCCACAAGCGGTTCCGCGCGGACCACCTGGAGGAGGCGTACGAGGAGAAGAAGGGCCGCGCCCCCGAGAACGGCCTCGCCGACATCAACTGCCCCAACTGCGGCAACAAGGGCCAGTTCACCGAGCCCAAGCAGTTCTCGGGCCTGCTGTCCACGCACCTCGGCCCGACCCAGGACTCCGGCTCCATCGCCTACCTGCGGCCCGAGACCGCGCAGGGCATCTTCACCAACTTCTCCCAGGTGCAGACCACCTCCCGCCGCAAGCCGCCGTTCGGCATCGCCCAGATGGGCAAGTCGTTCCGCAACGAGATCACGCCGGGCAACTTCATCTTCCGCACCCGCGAGTTCGAGCAGATGGAGATGGAGTTCTTCGTCAAGCCGGGCGAGGACGAGAAGTGGCAGGAGTACTGGATGGAGCAGCGCTGGAACTGGTACACCGGTCTCGGCCTGCGTGAAGAGAACATGCGGTGGTACGAGCACCCGAAGGAGAAGCTCTCCCACTACTCCAAGCGCACCGCCGACATCGAGTACCGCTTCCAGTTCGGCGGCAGCGAGTGGGGCGAGCTGGAGGGCGTCGCCAACCGCACCGACTTCGACCTCGGCGCCCACTCCAAGGCCTCCGGCCAGGACCTCACCTACTTCGACCAGGAGGCCGGTGAGCGCTGGACCCCGTACGTCATCGAGCCCGCGGCCGGTGTCGGCCGCGCGATGCTGGCGTTCCTCCTCGACGCCTACGTCGAGGACGAGGCGCCCAACGCCAAGGGCAAGATGGAGAAGCGCACCGTGCTGCGCCTCGACCCGCGCCTGGCGCCGGTGAAGGTCGCGGTGCTGCCGCTGTCCCGGAACCCGGAGCTGTCCCCGAAGGCCAAGGGCCTCGCCCAGGCGCTGCGCCAGAACTGGAACATCGAGTTCGACGACGCCGGCGCGATCGGCCGCCGCTACCGCCGCCAGGACGAGATCGGCACGCCGTTCTGCGTGACCGTCGACTTCGACACGCTGGAGGACAACGCGGTCACCGTCCGCGAGCGTGACTCGATGAAGCAGGAGCGTGTCTCCCTCGACCAGATCGAGGGCTACCTGGCGGCCCGCCTGGTCGGCTGCTGATCGCCCCTGGGCCCACGACGGTGCCGGGTTCCTCTGCGGAGGGGCCCGGCACCGCCGCGTTTCAGTGGCGGGATTGGTCCTCCAGCGCCGCTGCCGATTGGCCCTGTTCCCGGGACCGGCGCGGCGCCAGGGTGAGCCCATGAGCATCGCGTTTCTGCTGACCACTCTCGTCGTCGTCGCCACGCCGGGCACCGGAGTCGTCTACACCCTCGCCGCCGCGCTCTCCCGGGGCCGGCGCGCGAGTGTCGTCGCGGCCGTCGGGTGCACGCTCGGGATCGTGCCGCATCTGCTGGCCACGGTCACCGGGGTCGCCGCCCTGCTGCACGCCGGCGCGACCGCCTTCCAGGTGCTGAAGTACGCCGGGGTCGCCTACCTCCTGTACATGGCGTGGGCGACGGTGCGGGACAAGGACGCGCTCGTGGTGGAGGAGCGGTCGGCGCCGGTGTCCGCGCGGCGGGTGATCGTGCGGGGTGTGCTGATCAACATCCTCAACCCGAAGCTGACGATCTTCTTCTTCGCGTTCCTGCCGCAGTTCGTGAGTCCCGGGGAGCCGCACGCGGTGGCGCGGATGGTGGGGCTCGGCGGGGTGTTCATGCTGACGACCTTCGCCGTGTTCGCCGCGTACGGGGTGCTGGCCGCGTCGGTGCGCAGCCATGTGGTCGGGCGGCCCCGGGTGATGGCGTGGCTGCGGCGCGGCTTCGCCGGGTCGTTCCTGGCGCTGGGGGCGAAGCTGGCGTTCACGGCGCGGTAGCCGAGAGTTCGGAGCAGGGGTGACAAGTATCGAATGACAGATATTGAATTCTGTCAGCTGTCATGGCACAGTGGACGGCATGACGATGCGAACCCGAACCCTCGGAACCACCGGCCCCCAGGTCTCCGCCCTCGGTCTCGGCTGCATGGGCATGTCCGCGCTGTACGGCGAGGCGGACCGGGCCGAGTCCATCGCGACCCTCCACGCGGCGCTCGAAGCGGGCGTCACCCTGCTGGACACCGGCGACTTCTACGGCATGGGCCACAACGAGATGCTGATCGGCGAGGCCCTGCGCGCGGCCCCGGCCACCCGGCGTGAACAGGCCCTGGTCAGCGTGAAGTTCGGCGCCCTGCGCGACCCGGACGGCGGCTGGTCCGGCTACGACGGCCGGCCCGCCGCCGTGAAGAACTTCGCCGCCTACTCCCTCCAGCGGCTCGGCGTCGACCACATCGACGTCTACCGCATCGCCCGCCTCGACCCCGACGTGCCGATCGAGGAGACGGTCGGCGCGATCGCGGAACTGGTCGAGAAGGGCTACGTGCGGCACATCGGCCTCAGCGAGGTCGGCGCCGAGACGATCCGGCGGGCCGCCGCCACCGCGCCGATCTCCGACCTCCAGATCGAGTACTCCCTCATCTCACGCGGCATCGAGGACGAGATCCTCCCCACCACGCGCGAGCTGGGCATCGGCATCACGGCGTACGGCGTGCTCTCCCGGGGCCTGATCTCCGGCCACTTCACCGCCGACCGGCAGCTCGGCACGGGCGACTTCCGGGCGATGTCCCCGCGCTTCCAGGGGGACAACCTCCGGCACAACCTGAACCTCGTCGAGGCGCTGCGGAAGATCGCCGAGCAGAAGGGCGTCAGCGTCGCGCAGATCGCCATCGCCTGGGTGCTCTCGCGCGGTGAGGACGTGGTGCCCCTGGTCGGCGCCCGACGCCGCGACCGGCTCGGCGAGGCCCTGGGAGCGCTGGACGTCACGCTGGACGCGGCCGACCTGGCCGCGATCGAGGAGGCCGTGCCCGCCGGCGCCGCCGCCGGTGACCGCTACCCGGCGGCCCAGATGGCGCACCTCGAGAGCTGAACCGCGCTGCGGGTACGGTCTGGGCATGGCACCGACCAGCGAGACCCTGACCGCCGAGCGCATCCTGGAGGCGACCGAGGAGGTGCTGCGCCGCCACGGCCCGGCCAAGGCCACCGTGGTGGACGTGGCCCGCGCGCTCGGCGTCAGCCACGGCAGCGTCTACCGTCACTTCCGCACCAAGGCGGCGCTGCGCGAGGCCGTCACCAAGCGCTGGCTGGACCGCACCTCCGTGGAGCTGTCCGGGATCGTCGCCGCGGACCGCGACCCGGAGGCCCGGTTGCGGGACTGGCTCACCACGCTGTTCGCCGCGAAGCGCCGCAAGGCGGGCGACGATCCGGAGCTGTTCGCCACGTACACGGTCCTCACCGGCGAGAACGGCACGGTGGTCGGCGAGCACATCGCCGACCTGACCGCTCAGCTGACCCGGATCGTCGAGGCGGGCGTGCAGTCCGGCACCTTCGCCGCCACGACCGACCCCGGGGCGACCGCCCGCGCCCTCTTCCACGCCACGGGCCGCTTCCACGACCCGTGCTACGCCCGGGAGTGGGAAGAACCCGGCATCGAGGCGGACTTCACGGCGGTCATGGACCTCGTGGTCCGGGGGCTGCGGCCCTAGGGCGCGCCCCTTCGGCCGGCGCCGGGTCCAGGGGAGGACGCACCTCGGTGCTCACCTGTCAGGTCAGCGCGGGCGCCACGGCGAATCCGCGGTCGGGGATGGCCAGATAGCGCCGGTTGAACCGGACGAACGGCTCGATGAGCAGGTCGACGAAGACCAGGAACGCCACCGTGCCGATGCCGACCGGGCCGCCCAGCAGCCACCCGGACACCAGAAGGGCGCCCTCGATCAGGCCCTTCCCGCACCAGAAGGGCCACTTCCACCGCTGCCGTGCGGTGATGGCCACCAGGTCGATCGCGCGGATGCCGAAGCCGCTCATGATGATCAGGGCCGAGGCGTACGCGCAGAACAGTGCCCCGAGCAGCATCAGCGGGTATCCGCCGAGCCCCAGATGTCCGGCGAGTCCTACCCACTGGTGGATGTCGATCAGGGTGCCGCAGAGGAAGAAGGTCAGGAACGGGGAGAGCACCGGGCGCCGTCTGTTCCACACGGCCCATACGCCGATGCAGACGAGCGCCACTGCCGCCTGGCAGACGCCGATCGTCAGGGGCAGGTGTTCGAGGACTCCCAGCGCGAACACGTCGAGGGGGTCGGTCCCCAGATGGGACTGGATGAAGAAGTGGGCACCCACCGAGAAGAGCAGACAGCCGGCCAGGTAGACGAGTGCCGGGTGCCGTACCTTTCCGTTCGGCGGTTCGCCCTGGTGTCCGTCGTTGTGTATGAGGTCGTTCGTACCGGTCATACGGTCCTCCAGGTCGTGAAGAACTCGGCCGTGACGGTGAGGGAGAGCTTGACGGCGCGTCGATGCAGGCGTGCGCGCCGAATGCCATCGCGAAGACCTGGGGCCGCACGTCGGAGGCCGCACCGAGTCCGATGGCCAGTCCGCACGGAAATCCGTTATGGGCAACGCTGCGGACGTACAGGAGGCGGGGGTTCGATATCCCGACGGATCGCCTCAACCGGGCAGATCGGCGATTTATCCTTGCCGTCCATGCATGGTTCAGCGAGCACGAAGGTCAAAATTTCCTCCATGGCAATCGACCTGCTCACGTGCGCCGCACAGACGCCACACAAGAGGGCCCGATGAATAATTCCACGCATTCGACGGGCAATATTGATCGATCCAGCCCGTGGCTGCGCAAAGGTTAGTCGAGCATTCGAGTTGACGTCCAGAAGTCATTCGGTCGGCAATCAGCCAATCCATCATCTGCCACAGGATTGTCTGAAAGGGAACCTCGGCTGGCCCGAAACGGGCCGGAGACCGTCTCTCCCGGCCCCTGGGCGATCGCCGTACCGGGTGCGCCCCGGCCGGGAGGGGCACAGGATGGGACGTGAGGGGGTCGCCGCGCGGGGGCGCTGAGAAGGAGATGGCGATCGTGGATCTCATACTGCGCCCGGGCACCGCGGACGATGCCGCGGAGTGCGGAAGGATCTGCTACGAGGCCTTCGCCGGCATCGCCGAGGAGCACGCTTTCCCACCCGACTTCCCGAGCCCCGACGTGGGGGTCGCGGTGATCGAGGGAGCCCTGACGCATCCGGGCTTCTACAGTGTCGTCGCCGAGCTCGACGGGCGGATCGTGGGCAGCAACTTCCTCGACGAACGCTCGACCGTCGTCGGGGTCGGGCCCATCACCGTCGACCCCGGCGTGCAGAACGCGGGCGTGGGCCGCCGCCTGATGCGGGACGTGATGGAGCGGGCCGACGAACGCGGGGCGCCGGGCATCCGGCTGTTGCAGAGCGGCTACCACAACAGGTCGTTCTCGCTGTACATGAGCCTGGGCTTCGTCCACCGGGCCACGATGGCCTGCGTGCAGGGCCCGCCGATCGGGCGTGAGATGCCCGGCTACACGGTGCGGGAGGCCACGGACGCGGACCTCGGCGCCTGCAACGAGGTGTGCCGGCAGGTCCACGGCGTCGACCGTGGTGGCGAGGTCGCCGACGGGCTCAAACAGGGCACCGCCCGGGTCGTCGAGCGCGCGGGACGCGTCACCGGGTACGCCACCGACCTCGCCTTCTTCGCGCACGCCGTCGGCGAGACGACCCCGGACCTCCAGGCCCTGATCGCCGCCGCCCCGCAGTTCGCCGGCCCGGGCATCCTCGTCCCCACGAGCGACAGCGTGCTGCTGAGGTGGTGCCTGGCCAACGGCCTCAAGATCGTGCAGCTGATGAGCCTGATGACCATCGGCCTGTACAACCAGCCCGACGGGGCGTACCTGCCCTCGATCCTCTACTAGGGGCTCTTCGGTACCGGACCCGTCCGGTCGCTCACGCCGCCGTCGGGTCCACCGTCGCCTGGTGGGCCTCCGCCAGGTGCTCCTCGGCCTTCAGCCAGGGCAGGAACTGGGCGCCTCTGCGCCAGCCGCAGGTGTCGCATCTGATCGTGCGCTGCACGCCGGTGCGCCGCACCCGCACCACGTGCTCGCGGCCGTGCTGGTCCCAGCGGCTGACCTTGCTGGTGTCGATCTGCGCCATGACGCCTCCCGCGTCCAGGAATCCGGCGGATCCGGTCCGCTCGCAGCAAGGAGTGTGCTGCAAGACCAACATCAACAGGGTTTTCCCGGACGCGAGTTATCAGGCCGTGAGACACCTCAAACGATCGTGCGCGGCAGCCGGAGACTCAGCGCGCCGGTCAGCACCACTCCGCCGAGCTGCACCAGCAACGTCGTGACCAGGGCGTCCCGCATGCCCATCCCCGGGACCAGGGACAGGAACAGCGTGCCCAGGGTCGCCACCCCGAGTGCCAGTGCCGACTGCTGAGTGGTGATCATCACTCCGCTGCCGACACCGGCGCGGGCGGCCGGCACCTCGGAGAGGATGACCCGGTAGACGACGGGGAGTTGCAGCGCCTGGCCCGCGCCGGCGACCGCCGCCCCCGGGAGCAGCTCGACGAAGCCGAGGTGCGGCCAGAAGCGCCAGGCGGCCAGTGCCATCAGCGCCAGGCCCAGACCCTGGAGCGCGGCGCCCGCCGTCACCACCCGCGTGCCGTACCGGGCGACCAGCCGCGGGCCCAGCAGCGAGAAGACGAAGAACACCACCGCCAGCGGCGCGAGCGCCAGGCCCGCGGCGACCGGGTCGAGCCCGGCGCCCTGCTGCAGCGCCACGGCGATCACGAACATGAAGCCGCTGAAGCCGATGGAGAAGGGCAGCACCAGCAGCAGTCCGCGGCGCAGGGAGGTGAGCGCGAACAGGCTCGGCGGGACCAGCGGCGTACGGCCCTCGCGGTCGGCCCGCCGCTCGACCACGTAGAACGCCGCCGCCGCGAACGGGAACGCCGCCAGCGACAGCCATGTCCACAGCGGCCAGCCCGCCGCCCGGCCCTCGGTGAGCGGCACCAGCAGCGTCAGGAGCGAGGCCGCCAGGAGGACCGTGCCCGGGACGTCGACCGGCTCCGGCCGCGTGGACCGGGTCTCGGGGACCGCGCGGACGGCCAGGACCAGCCCGGCGAGGACGACCGGCACGTTGACGAGGAACACCGAGCGCCAGCCGGTCCCCGCGATGTCGGCGGCCACCAGGACCCCGCCGAGGATCTGCCCGGCCACCATGGACAGCCCCGCGGTGGCGCCGTACAGGCCCATGGCCTTCGCCCGCCGCGGGCCCGTCGTGGTCGCCTGGATGGTGGCCAGCACCTGCGGCAGCATCGCGGCGGCCGACGCGCCCTGCGCGACCCGGGCCGCGACCAGCGACCAGGCGCCGGGCGCCAGTCCGCACGCCAGCGAGGTCAGCCCGAAGGCCGCCATGCCGACGAGGAACAGCCGCCGCCGGCCGAACAGGTCACCGAGCCGTCCGCCGAGGACCAGCAGCACGGCGTACGACACCCCGTACCCGGCGACGACGAGTTCGAGGACCGACTCGCTCGCGGCGAGGTCGGCGCCGATGGTGGGCAGGGCGACGTTCACGATGAAGAAGTCGATGAGCGGCAGTGCCGCGGCCAGCAGCACTGTGAACAGTCCGAGCCCGCCGAGCACGGGAGCCGGAGCGGCGGGGGAGCGGACGGGACGTGAGGTGAGGGATTCCGTGGTCACGTCATCAGCCTGCGGCGGCGCTCAGGCTGGTACCAGAGTGTTCTTATCCTGGTAGCAGCGCCACCTGGAAACAGGGTCCGGGCAGCGGCAGGCTGAAGGGTATGACGACCATGGCACAGGAGACAGCGGCCCATCCGCCCGAGGCGTCCGGCGACGCGGACGTCCGGCGGCACGAGCTGGCGGCGTTCCTGCGCAGCCGCCGGGAGCGGATCGCCCCCGAGCAGGTCGGCCTGCCCCGCGGCCGCCGGCGCCGTACGCCGGGTCTGCGCCGCGAGGAGGTCGCCCAGCTCTCCGCCGTGGGCGTCACCTGGTACACGTGGCTGGAGCAGGCCCGGGACATCCAGGTCTCCGTGCAGGTCCTCGACGCGCTGGCCCGCGCGCTGCTGCTCGACCCGAGCGAGCGCGCCCACCTCTTCCGGCTGGCCGGGGCCGCCGACCCGACGCCGGCGACCACGTGCCCGTCGGTCACGCCTGCGATGCGGGCGGTGCTGGAGCAGGTCGAGCCGTTCCCGGCGTGCCTCCAGAACAGCCGGTACGACATCCTCGCCCACAACCGCACGTACGGGCTGCTGCTGTGCGACCTGGACGCGGTGCCGCCCGAGGACCGCAACTGCATGGTCCTTTCCTACACGCACGCCGAGTGGCAGTCGTCGATCGTGCACCTGGAGGAGACGCAGCGGCTGATGGCCGCGCGCTTCCGGGCCGCGATGGCCGGTCATCTCGCCGAGCCCGCCTGGACGATGCTCCTGAAGCGACTGCGCACGGAGTCGCCCGCCTTCCGCACGGCCTGGGACCGCCACGAGGTCGTCGCCCACCGCACCAAACGCAAGGAGTTCCGCAACCGCCACGTCGGCCGCATCACCGTCGACCACACGGACTTCTGGCTGACACCGGGGACGGGCCCGCGGATCGTCACCTACGTCCCGGCCGACCAGGACTCGCGAGAGCGCCTGGAGAGGCTGCAAGCCATGGCGCTGAGCAGAGAATCCGACCTTCAGGGGCGCGGGGAACCGCACGACCAGCCACGACTCACCCGCAGCTAGGCACGCTCCGCGGCTGCCACCACATCCCGCACCTCCGCCGCCTCCAGCCTTTCAGCCGTCCGCTCGGCAGTCCCCCGAGCCCAGCGCCCACTGCTCACCGCCCCCAGCACCAGCACCGCGAGACCGCACGCCGCGATGATCCACCAGCCCGGCCGCGCGGCCGGCACGAACACCTCGCGGTACGAGGACGCGCCCACGCCGGAGGCGAGCACCGCGCCCACCACCGCGACGCCGAGCGTCTGGCCGAGCTGGCGGCTCGTGGAGGCGACGGCCGCGGCGACGCCCGCCTGGGCGCGTGGCATGCCGGAGACCGCCGTGTTGGTGATCGGCGCGTTGACGAAACCGAAGCCGATGCCGAACAGGACGTACCCAGCGAAGAGGGTGGTGTCGGAGGTCTCGGCCTCGAACGCGGCGAAGAGCAGGCCGCTGACCGTCATCGCGCAGCCCGCGACCAACAGCGGCAGACGCGGGCCCCGGCTGCCGACCAGGCGGCCGGAGAGCGGGGCGCACAGGAACGTCGGGGCCGCCATCGGCAGCATCCACAGGCCCGCCTCCAGGGCGTTCAGACCGCGGACGTTCTGCAGGTACAGCGTGGACAGGAACAGGAAGCCGCCGAGCGCGGCGAACGCGCTGACCGCGATCACCGTCGCCCCGCTGAACGGCGCCGAGCGGAAGAAGCGCAGGTCGATCAGCGGCTGCGCGCGCCGTGGTTCGTACCACAGCAGGCCGATCAGCGCGGCCAGGGCGACGACGGCCGCCGGGGCGATGGAGGCGAACGGCGTGCTCGGCGCCTCGATGATCGCGTACGTGAGCGTGCCGAACAGCGCGATCACCAGGAGCTGCCCGACCGGGTCCGGGCGGCGGGCCCTCGGTGCGCGGGACTCGGGGACGAAGCGCAGGGTGAGCAGGAGGGCGGCGAGCCCGACGGGCAGGTTGATCCAGAAGATCGAGCGCCAGCCGACCGACTCGACCAGGAGCCCCCCGACCAGCGGGCCGGCGGCCATCGAGATGCCGACGACCGCGCCCCACGCGCCGATCGCGCGGGCCCGCTCGCGCGGGTCGGTGAAGGTGTTGGTGATGATCGACATGGCGACCGGGTTCAGCATCGAGCCGCCCACCGCCTGCACCATCCGGAAGGCGACCAGCGCCTGAAGGTTCGGCGCGAGGGAGCACAGCACCGAGCCGAGGGTGAAGACGATCAGGCCCGCCATGAAGACGCGCTTGCGGCCGATCCGGTCGGCCGTGGAGCCCGCGAGCATCAGCAGCGAGGCCAGGACCAGGGTGTACGCGTCGATGGTCCACTGCAGGCCCGACGTACTCGCGTGCAGGTCCTGCTGCATCGACGGCAGGGCCACGTTCAGGACCGTGTTGTCCAGGCTCACGATCAGCAGGCTCATGCAGCAGATCGCGAGCACCAGCATGCGGCGGCGGGGGCTGAGCTCGGGCATGGGCTCCATCGTACGCCGATTTCGATAGTGTGGCTAACTAATGAATTTTGCCTTTTCATTGCACGGCACAATGGAGGCATGTCCACGCCCCTCCGGATCGGCCCGCACACCGTCCAGCCGCCCGTCGTCCTGGCTCCCATGGCCGGGATCACCAACGCGCCCTTCCGCACCCTGTGCAGAGAGTTCAGCGGCGGCAAGGGCCTGTTCGTCAGCGAGATGATCACCACCAGGGCGCTGGTCGAGCGCAACGAGAAGACGATGCAGCTCATTCACTTCGACGCGAGTGAGCGCCCCCGGTCCATCCAGCTGTACGGAGTGGACCCGGCGACCGTCGGCAAGGCCGTCCGCATGATCGCGGAGGAGGACCTCGCCGACCACATCGACCTGAACTTCGGCTGCCCGGTGCCCAAGGTGACCCGGAAGGGCGGCGGGTCCGCGCTCCCGTACAAGCGGCATCTGCTGCGTGCCATCCTGCGCGAGGCGGTCAGCGGCGCCGGCGAGCTGCCCGTGACGATGAAGATGCGCAAGGGCATCGACGACGACCACATCACCTACCTCGACGCGGGCCGGATCGCCGTCGAGGAGGGCGTCACCGCCATCGCCCTGCACGGCCGCACGGCCGCCCAGCACTACGGCGGCACCGCCGACTGGGACGCCATCGCCCGCCTGAAGGAGCACGTGCCGGAGATCCCCGTGCTCGGCAACGGCGACATCTGGTCGGCCGAGGACGCCCTGCGGATGGTCCGGGAGACCGGCTGCGACGGAGTGGTCGTGGGGCGCGGATGTCTCGGGCGGCCCTGGCTGTTCGCGGACCTGGTGGCCGCCTTCGAGGGCCGTGAGGACTACCGCAGGCCCACCCTCCGGGAAGTCGCCGACGTCATGGTCCGGCACGCCACGCTGCTCGGCGAGTGGATCGGGGACGAGTCGCGGGGCGTGATCGACTTCCGCAAGCACGTCGCCTGGTACCTGAAGGGCTTCGCGGTCGGCTCCGAGATGCGCAAGCGGCTCGCGATCACCTCGTCGCTCGAAGAGCTGCGGGCCGGTCTCGACGAGCTGGACCTCGACCAGCCCTGGCCCGTCGGCGCCGACGGGCCCCGGGGCCGTACGTCCGGCAACAACCGGGTGGTGCTGCCGGACGGCTGGCTCAAGGACCCGTACGACTGCGCGGGCATCAGCGAGGACGCGGAGCTGGACACCTCCGGCGGCTGATCAGCCGGCCGAGGGGTGCGGTGTGGAGCCGAACGCCCTGAGGAAGCGGTCGCGGAACGCGCTCATCTTCCAGACGGGGGCGTCGCGGTCCGGCTTGAGGCCTTCCGTCCAGTTCCAGTCCGCGACCTGGTCGAGGACCTTCGGGTCCTTCGCGACGATCGACACCGGCACGTCCCGGCTGGCGCGGTTGCCGCTGACCCGGGCGATGGGCTGGTGGTCACCGAGGAAGACCAGGACGGTGTCGTCGGTGCCGTAGCGCTCCAGCCACTGGGTGAGGCTGGTGACCGAGTACTGGATGGACTTGCCGTACTCCTGCCGGGACCTGGTGGTGTCGGTGATGACGTCGGCGGCCTTCTCGCCGGACTTCTGGATGGCGTCGAAGACCGAGCCGTCGCCCAGTTCGTCCCAGCCGACCGTCTTCGGGATGGGCGCCCAGGGCTGGTGGCTGGAGGTCAGGATGACGAACGACATCAGCGGCTTGTCGCGCTTCTCGCCGTGCACCTGGCGCTGGAACGCCTCCAGCGCGTACTGGTCGGGCATCGTCGACCAGCTGAACTTCGGGCCCCGGTAGCCCAGGTCGAAGGCGTCGTAGAGCTTGTCGAGGCCGTACCACTTCTCCTCCGGCCAGCCCTTCTGCACGCCCGGCATCACACCGACCGTGTCCCAGGCGCCGGTCTTCTGGAACGCCTTGGTGAGGGTGAGGTGGTCGCCCGCGGTGACCGTGCGGTAGCGGCGCTGGTTGTCGATCCACAGGCCGGACATGGTCGTGGAGTGGCCGAGCCAGCTGCTGCCGCCGTAGGTCGCCGAGGTCAGCCAGCCGCTGCGGGCGTGGAAGCCGGCCTTCGCCAGGGCCTCGGTGCTCGTGTCGAGGGTGCGGTCGACGCCGGGTGCCATGATCGGGTCCTCGACGGCGCTGCGGCCGTAGCTCTCGATGAACGTGAAGATCACGTCCTTGCCGCGCAGGTCGGGCAGGAGCTGACCGGGCGGGGTGTTGCCGAAGGTGTCCGCCTTCGACTGCCGCACGAACGCCGCCTCGTCCCGCAGCGACTCCACCGT from Streptomyces chartreusis NRRL 3882 harbors:
- a CDS encoding MFS transporter, whose protein sequence is MPELSPRRRMLVLAICCMSLLIVSLDNTVLNVALPSMQQDLHASTSGLQWTIDAYTLVLASLLMLAGSTADRIGRKRVFMAGLIVFTLGSVLCSLAPNLQALVAFRMVQAVGGSMLNPVAMSIITNTFTDPRERARAIGAWGAVVGISMAAGPLVGGLLVESVGWRSIFWINLPVGLAALLLTLRFVPESRAPRARRPDPVGQLLVIALFGTLTYAIIEAPSTPFASIAPAAVVALAALIGLLWYEPRRAQPLIDLRFFRSAPFSGATVIAVSAFAALGGFLFLSTLYLQNVRGLNALEAGLWMLPMAAPTFLCAPLSGRLVGSRGPRLPLLVAGCAMTVSGLLFAAFEAETSDTTLFAGYVLFGIGFGFVNAPITNTAVSGMPRAQAGVAAAVASTSRQLGQTLGVAVVGAVLASGVGASSYREVFVPAARPGWWIIAACGLAVLVLGAVSSGRWARGTAERTAERLEAAEVRDVVAAAERA
- the dusB gene encoding tRNA dihydrouridine synthase DusB — its product is MSTPLRIGPHTVQPPVVLAPMAGITNAPFRTLCREFSGGKGLFVSEMITTRALVERNEKTMQLIHFDASERPRSIQLYGVDPATVGKAVRMIAEEDLADHIDLNFGCPVPKVTRKGGGSALPYKRHLLRAILREAVSGAGELPVTMKMRKGIDDDHITYLDAGRIAVEEGVTAIALHGRTAAQHYGGTADWDAIARLKEHVPEIPVLGNGDIWSAEDALRMVRETGCDGVVVGRGCLGRPWLFADLVAAFEGREDYRRPTLREVADVMVRHATLLGEWIGDESRGVIDFRKHVAWYLKGFAVGSEMRKRLAITSSLEELRAGLDELDLDQPWPVGADGPRGRTSGNNRVVLPDGWLKDPYDCAGISEDAELDTSGG
- a CDS encoding sulfatase-like hydrolase/transferase, coding for MPVFTRFRQPSQPGSSEDEPETQQEVIPEEGGTPAPGSRLTPLRTWRTRHPRAARALRLTTTALAAVLVLGALLLPNTLPAVEPERFARIPAEAVVGAVVMLVLPRRARLAAAVLYGLGLAALTTVNLLDMGFNEYLGRGFNAALDWDLLPDARAYVEDTLGAGVATAAAVGAVVLVLLVAAVMVAATIRLGDVLARHRIRATKGALLAGTVWVTCSALGLTLFGGPIASERGAGALRVHAQRTVESLRDEAAFVRQSKADTFGNTPPGQLLPDLRGKDVIFTFIESYGRSAVEDPIMAPGVDRTLDTSTEALAKAGFHARSGWLTSATYGGSSWLGHSTTMSGLWIDNQRRYRTVTAGDHLTLTKAFQKTGAWDTVGVMPGVQKGWPEEKWYGLDKLYDAFDLGYRGPKFSWSTMPDQYALEAFQRQVHGEKRDKPLMSFVILTSSHQPWAPIPKTVGWDELGDGSVFDAIQKSGEKAADVITDTTRSRQEYGKSIQYSVTSLTQWLERYGTDDTVLVFLGDHQPIARVSGNRASRDVPVSIVAKDPKVLDQVADWNWTEGLKPDRDAPVWKMSAFRDRFLRAFGSTPHPSAG